Proteins encoded in a region of the Paenibacillus thermoaerophilus genome:
- a CDS encoding sensor histidine kinase, protein MSGDTVRAEDRSGRPWLMGRLAGIACGMLAALVAGACALGAGMWLQHRAAERESERLGLLWNSYASAQYRLAGSWQPVGQAMAADWERFRQLGTSSLAIWEADGATPVLAYGETGGPAAGRALPVIVDGRIVGYTSAEIGGRPDRAVFLFPAAAVLATGGLWAFASARWRKAAAKPLRAIARKAAELAAEPGRGETAGSGADPGDALEALDRLALRIHRLETVRSTMVADIAHELRTPLAVMRAQLEQALLAGTALPPDKLASLHDETYRMSKLVRDMQELSLAESGRLRLEKRWCRMAELLGGVVDALGLEAEERGIAVKLDAPQELMAYADPVRLQQIVVNLVGNAIRHARSAVNVSAALSGRDRIRVTVSDDGFGIEEEELPRVFERFYRGSGPRQGRKEGGLGLGLAIAKEYAVAHGGRLEAASRWGEGAVFTLELPVMKQD, encoded by the coding sequence ATGAGCGGAGATACGGTTCGCGCGGAGGATCGGAGCGGGCGGCCTTGGCTGATGGGGCGGCTTGCCGGCATCGCTTGCGGCATGCTGGCGGCGCTGGTTGCGGGAGCGTGCGCGCTGGGGGCCGGCATGTGGCTCCAGCACCGCGCGGCGGAGCGGGAGTCGGAACGGCTGGGGCTGCTCTGGAACAGTTATGCTTCGGCCCAATACCGGCTGGCGGGGAGCTGGCAGCCGGTCGGGCAGGCGATGGCCGCTGATTGGGAGCGGTTCCGGCAGCTGGGAACGTCGAGCCTCGCGATCTGGGAGGCGGACGGCGCGACGCCGGTGCTGGCGTACGGAGAGACCGGCGGGCCGGCGGCCGGACGGGCCTTGCCCGTAATCGTCGACGGCCGGATCGTGGGCTACACGTCGGCGGAGATCGGCGGCCGGCCGGATCGCGCCGTTTTTTTGTTTCCGGCGGCGGCGGTATTGGCCACGGGCGGTCTGTGGGCGTTCGCTTCCGCACGCTGGCGCAAGGCCGCGGCGAAGCCTCTCCGGGCGATCGCGCGCAAGGCGGCGGAGCTGGCGGCCGAACCGGGGCGCGGGGAGACGGCCGGCAGCGGAGCCGACCCCGGCGATGCGCTGGAGGCTCTCGACCGGTTGGCGCTGCGGATTCATCGGCTGGAGACGGTCCGCAGCACGATGGTGGCGGACATCGCCCATGAGCTGAGAACGCCGCTTGCGGTCATGCGAGCCCAATTGGAGCAAGCTCTCCTGGCGGGGACGGCGCTGCCGCCCGACAAGCTGGCGTCGCTGCACGACGAGACGTACCGCATGTCGAAGCTGGTGCGGGACATGCAGGAGCTGTCCCTTGCCGAGTCGGGCCGGTTGCGCCTGGAGAAGCGGTGGTGCCGGATGGCGGAGCTGCTCGGAGGCGTGGTCGACGCGCTGGGGCTGGAGGCGGAAGAACGGGGGATCGCGGTGAAGCTGGACGCGCCGCAGGAGCTGATGGCGTATGCCGATCCCGTCCGGCTGCAGCAGATCGTCGTCAATCTGGTCGGCAATGCGATCCGCCACGCCAGGTCTGCCGTGAACGTGTCCGCCGCATTGTCCGGCCGCGACCGGATCAGGGTGACGGTGTCCGACGACGGCTTCGGCATCGAGGAGGAGGAGCTGCCCCGGGTGTTCGAGCGGTTCTACCGGGGCTCCGGGCCGAGGCAAGGGCGCAAGGAAGGCGGCCTCGGCCTCGGGCTGGCCATCGCCAAGGAATACGCGGTCGCACATGGAGGCCGGCTCGAAGCGGCTAGCCGTTGGGGCGAAGGGGCCGTATTTACGCTGGAGCTGCCCGTCATGAAGCAGGACTGA
- a CDS encoding ABC transporter ATP-binding protein, which translates to MIRAIALSKTYGRGEAATKALREVDLEIGRGEMVSIMGPSGCGKTTLLQLLAGIDRMSGGEVWFGDRPLHKLDDKELSRVRLERMGFIFQAYHLVPVLTAAENVALPLIARGLTRQEADRRAVEALKQVGLETKARRYPYELSGGQNQRVAIARAVAGEPDVIWADEPTGALDSDTSEQVIGLLRMLNRHLNTTIVIVTHDPRVAEQTDRTIAMHNGRILDHGDRAARNGPADPAAGLAREVSSR; encoded by the coding sequence ATGATTCGCGCAATCGCGCTGAGCAAGACGTACGGCCGCGGCGAAGCGGCCACGAAGGCTCTCCGGGAGGTCGATCTGGAGATCGGCCGCGGGGAGATGGTGTCGATCATGGGCCCGTCCGGCTGCGGGAAGACGACGCTGCTGCAACTGCTGGCGGGTATCGACCGGATGAGCGGCGGCGAAGTATGGTTCGGCGACCGGCCGCTGCACAAGCTGGACGACAAGGAGCTCTCCCGCGTCCGCCTGGAGCGCATGGGGTTCATCTTCCAGGCGTACCATCTGGTGCCCGTACTGACGGCGGCGGAGAATGTCGCTCTCCCGCTGATCGCGAGGGGCCTGACGCGTCAGGAGGCGGACCGGCGCGCGGTCGAAGCGCTGAAGCAGGTCGGTCTCGAGACGAAGGCGAGACGGTATCCCTATGAGCTGTCCGGCGGTCAGAACCAGCGCGTCGCCATCGCGAGGGCGGTAGCCGGGGAGCCGGACGTCATCTGGGCCGACGAGCCGACGGGAGCGTTGGACAGCGATACGTCCGAGCAGGTGATCGGACTGCTGCGCATGCTGAACCGTCACTTGAATACGACAATCGTCATCGTCACCCACGATCCGCGCGTAGCGGAGCAGACCGACCGTACGATTGCGATGCATAACGGGCGGATTCTCGACCACGGAGACCGTGCCGCGAGGAACGGGCCGGCCGATCCGGCCGCGGGCTTGGCGAGGGAGGTTTCTTCGCGATGA
- a CDS encoding ABC transporter permease: protein MMGSALIWKMAWQNLRKQLRQTLLSVVGGSIGAVLITVSAVLYMSVDHSQERWLNQRFGPIEWELTAKGPDGAMTPELAAAVLDEMKERDPGIEGLPVLQAPASVLALDASGQARGALPNALVVGLPWERGKRLDPGHPEMWSLTLRDDELVIDAASAATLGLRIGDAVKLRGESGEDKLFRVSYIAEESGLTGYRGGLAQYQATVLLSESAMRKWQGDESGVYDAILAGRPGRAPETPEPFPYLNPDAKYEPHNTKKFMSDRANMKDILYVFMAISGVAVLSGAVLMHQIMLMLGESRRELFGVLRAIGLSRRQISAIFMAESGLLSLLSTAFGIAVGVLAGGGLVYAFYGAFSDTLARMSGANIPIGVSVSPAGLAVVGGAILLFLIALAARVAHKLSHTPIVEALRGAMPDRERMSKGNRRATRLSTLLAVAIVAVHLGVAFGEGPEEVATSDVLTLFGTWLAACAAGLYLVLSAISHSDRWLSALLGRTGLSNASILLAVRYPKRKPGRTYAISLLFALLMMAASFTSIVFNMTLRINDVDQNDMTMYGFSAAVPYSTPESRERILALAGSDPDIAGAVQAKAAVEPYMALLTERGTAQSILAVTPELLDGGVLKLAERAQLFADDRQAWEAVMTDPKYIVLPLSYRGHSGQPTSVSGRNIAVKAGDTVKIPIYESKPRFADETWVPIMEREFVVAGFAQPESHAGDAMDLYSATFVHPEVHKQWKPYGTRWPGQSKLGYVLLAFDYKNIELVHKLEERFAVNGVIGFTVPYADKGAEQFMNRQLFRSFVAFSLASGVIGLCGLAIVQFRSVRERGKQLAMMRCAGLSGRHLSQMFLLEGTTIGWAGLFTGWLIGATGAMGFVRMLLGADNPTGRAIEVQYPYEMLIPIIAVLLLAAALLNIGPARAALKLSPGAAIRASDE, encoded by the coding sequence ATGATGGGATCGGCTCTGATCTGGAAGATGGCTTGGCAGAACCTGCGCAAGCAGCTTCGCCAGACGCTGTTGTCCGTCGTGGGCGGCTCCATCGGGGCTGTCCTGATTACGGTCTCGGCGGTGCTCTACATGTCGGTCGACCATAGCCAGGAGCGGTGGCTGAACCAGCGGTTCGGCCCGATCGAATGGGAGCTGACCGCCAAAGGTCCGGACGGAGCGATGACGCCGGAGCTCGCCGCGGCCGTGCTGGACGAGATGAAGGAGCGCGATCCCGGAATCGAAGGGCTCCCCGTCCTGCAGGCCCCCGCTTCCGTTCTGGCGCTGGACGCTTCCGGACAAGCGCGGGGGGCTCTCCCCAATGCACTGGTCGTGGGCCTCCCATGGGAACGAGGCAAACGGCTGGACCCAGGCCATCCGGAGATGTGGTCGCTGACGCTCAGGGACGACGAGCTGGTGATCGACGCCGCCAGCGCGGCAACGTTGGGCCTGCGGATCGGCGATGCCGTCAAGCTGCGGGGGGAGTCGGGCGAGGATAAGCTGTTCCGGGTCTCCTATATCGCGGAAGAGAGCGGGTTGACGGGATACCGGGGCGGATTGGCGCAGTATCAGGCGACGGTTCTGCTGAGCGAGTCCGCGATGCGCAAATGGCAGGGCGACGAAAGCGGCGTTTACGATGCCATTCTGGCCGGTCGTCCCGGGCGCGCGCCCGAAACTCCCGAGCCTTTTCCGTATTTGAATCCGGATGCGAAGTACGAACCGCACAATACGAAAAAGTTCATGTCGGATCGGGCGAATATGAAGGACATCTTGTACGTGTTCATGGCGATCAGCGGCGTCGCGGTGCTGTCGGGCGCCGTGCTGATGCATCAGATCATGCTGATGCTGGGCGAATCGCGCCGCGAGCTGTTCGGGGTGTTAAGGGCGATCGGCTTGTCCCGGAGGCAAATATCCGCCATTTTCATGGCCGAGTCCGGCCTGTTGTCGCTGCTCTCCACGGCGTTCGGCATCGCGGTCGGCGTACTGGCTGGCGGCGGTCTGGTCTATGCGTTCTATGGCGCCTTCTCCGACACGCTGGCGCGCATGTCCGGCGCGAATATCCCGATTGGCGTGTCCGTCTCGCCTGCCGGTCTTGCGGTTGTCGGCGGGGCGATCCTGTTGTTTCTGATCGCGCTCGCCGCGCGGGTCGCGCACAAGCTGTCGCACACGCCGATCGTCGAGGCGTTGCGCGGAGCCATGCCCGACCGGGAGCGCATGTCCAAGGGAAACAGAAGGGCGACGCGTCTGTCTACCCTCCTGGCTGTTGCGATCGTCGCCGTCCATCTTGGAGTCGCGTTCGGGGAAGGGCCGGAGGAGGTCGCGACCAGCGACGTGCTGACGCTGTTCGGAACGTGGCTGGCGGCTTGCGCCGCGGGGCTGTATCTTGTGCTGTCGGCGATCTCGCATTCGGACAGATGGCTGTCCGCGCTGCTGGGACGCACGGGCTTGTCCAACGCGTCCATCCTGCTCGCCGTCCGTTACCCGAAGCGCAAGCCGGGGCGCACCTACGCCATCTCCCTGCTATTCGCCTTGCTGATGATGGCGGCTTCGTTCACGTCAATCGTATTCAACATGACGCTGCGGATAAACGACGTCGACCAAAACGATATGACGATGTACGGCTTCAGCGCCGCGGTTCCGTACAGCACGCCGGAGTCGCGGGAGCGCATTCTGGCGCTGGCCGGTTCCGATCCCGATATCGCGGGCGCCGTTCAGGCGAAAGCCGCCGTCGAGCCGTACATGGCGCTGCTGACCGAGAGGGGAACGGCGCAGTCCATTCTTGCCGTCACGCCGGAGCTGTTGGACGGTGGCGTATTGAAGCTGGCCGAGCGGGCACAGCTGTTTGCGGACGACCGGCAAGCCTGGGAGGCGGTGATGACCGATCCCAAGTATATCGTGCTGCCTCTGTCTTACAGGGGCCATTCCGGCCAGCCGACGTCCGTATCCGGCAGGAACATAGCCGTCAAAGCGGGAGACACCGTCAAGATTCCGATCTACGAGTCGAAACCGAGATTCGCAGACGAAACTTGGGTCCCGATCATGGAGCGGGAGTTTGTCGTGGCCGGCTTTGCGCAGCCGGAATCGCACGCGGGAGACGCGATGGATCTGTACTCGGCAACATTTGTGCACCCCGAGGTGCATAAGCAATGGAAGCCGTACGGAACCCGCTGGCCGGGTCAATCCAAGCTGGGGTACGTGCTGCTCGCGTTCGACTACAAAAATATCGAGCTCGTTCACAAGCTGGAGGAACGATTCGCCGTAAACGGCGTAATCGGCTTCACCGTTCCTTATGCGGATAAGGGGGCGGAGCAGTTTATGAATAGACAGCTGTTCCGCAGCTTTGTCGCCTTCAGCCTCGCTTCCGGGGTGATCGGCCTATGCGGATTGGCGATCGTCCAGTTCCGCTCGGTGCGCGAACGCGGCAAACAGCTTGCCATGATGCGTTGCGCCGGACTGTCCGGACGCCATCTGTCCCAGATGTTTTTGCTTGAGGGGACGACGATCGGTTGGGCGGGACTGTTCACCGGCTGGCTGATCGGGGCGACCGGCGCCATGGGTTTCGTCCGCATGCTGCTGGGGGCGGACAATCCGACGGGACGCGCGATTGAGGTGCAGTACCCTTATGAGATGCTGATCCCGATTATCGCGGTGCTGCTGCTGGCGGCGGCGCTGCTGAATATCGGCCCGGCCCGGGCCGCGCTGAAGCTTTCGCCGGGAGCGGCGATCCGGGCGTCGGACGAATAG
- a CDS encoding VUT family protein — MLIGLYLAAIAGANVLTAKFAPLEFGSMLVPAGTFLIGATFMLRDFVQKAIGRRNTYRAIAAAMALSAVTSYALGDTLWIVFASAVTFMLSETADTEIFTKQRGSMARRVLFSGLVGGSIDSAVFVLVGLSPLGAGFLPWEAIWQAIAGQMLLKAAMQALGAAALVLAAGRKPVAG; from the coding sequence ATCCTGATCGGATTGTATCTGGCCGCCATAGCGGGGGCCAACGTGCTCACCGCCAAGTTCGCGCCGCTGGAATTCGGGTCGATGCTCGTGCCTGCCGGAACGTTCCTGATCGGCGCGACGTTTATGCTGCGGGACTTCGTGCAAAAGGCGATCGGCCGACGCAACACGTATAGGGCGATCGCGGCGGCGATGGCGCTGTCGGCGGTCACCTCCTACGCGCTTGGCGATACGCTGTGGATCGTGTTCGCTTCCGCCGTGACGTTTATGTTGTCCGAGACGGCGGACACGGAAATATTCACGAAGCAACGCGGATCGATGGCGCGGAGGGTGCTGTTCAGCGGCCTCGTCGGCGGCAGCATCGACAGCGCCGTGTTCGTCCTTGTGGGCTTGTCTCCGCTAGGCGCGGGCTTCCTGCCCTGGGAAGCGATATGGCAGGCCATTGCCGGGCAGATGCTATTGAAGGCGGCCATGCAGGCGCTTGGAGCCGCAGCTCTGGTGCTGGCCGCCGGCCGCAAGCCGGTCGCCGGTTGA
- the queF gene encoding preQ(1) synthase, translating to MPAGRSAEDMPNVTLLGNQGTRYPDRYAPEVLETFDNKHPGRDYFVKFNCPEFTSLCPVTGQPDFATIYISYIPNVKMVESKSLKLYLFSFRNHGDFHEDCVNIIMNDLIALMDPHYIEVWGKFTPRGGISIDPYCNWGRPGTKYEKMAEYRLLNHDLYPEKVDNR from the coding sequence ATGCCTGCCGGAAGAAGCGCGGAAGACATGCCGAATGTCACCCTGCTCGGCAATCAGGGAACCCGTTACCCTGACCGGTACGCCCCCGAGGTGCTGGAGACGTTCGACAACAAGCATCCGGGACGCGACTATTTCGTCAAATTCAACTGTCCGGAATTCACCAGCCTGTGTCCCGTGACGGGCCAGCCCGACTTTGCGACGATCTATATCTCTTACATCCCGAACGTTAAGATGGTGGAGAGCAAGTCGCTCAAGCTGTATTTGTTCAGCTTCCGCAATCACGGCGATTTCCATGAGGACTGCGTCAATATCATCATGAACGACCTGATCGCGCTGATGGACCCCCATTACATCGAAGTGTGGGGCAAATTCACCCCGCGCGGCGGCATCTCGATCGATCCGTACTGCAACTGGGGCAGACCGGGCACCAAATACGAAAAAATGGCGGAATACCGGCTGCTCAACCACGACCTGTATCCCGAGAAAGTCGACAACCGATAG
- a CDS encoding DUF47 domain-containing protein — MLAKKKDVFFDTLEEISLNILASAEYFAQSLSKQIDPAEVAKTMKEYETKGDRCIHRIVTELNKTFLTPIDREDILALAGSLDDVLDEMEAVASRFDMYNLRSVDDSVIRMADILLRCAREIRDAMVLLSSKKLLPIREHAIRLNELENEADDILRISIKQLFIEVKDPIELIKKKELYEMLEEATDCCEDVANTLETIIMRNS, encoded by the coding sequence ATGCTTGCCAAGAAAAAAGATGTCTTCTTTGACACGTTGGAGGAAATTTCGCTGAACATCCTGGCTTCCGCGGAGTATTTTGCCCAGTCGTTGAGCAAACAGATCGATCCGGCGGAAGTGGCGAAAACGATGAAGGAGTACGAGACCAAAGGCGATCGCTGCATCCACCGCATTGTGACGGAGTTGAACAAGACGTTCCTGACGCCGATCGACCGCGAGGACATCCTGGCGCTGGCGGGTTCCCTCGACGACGTGCTTGACGAGATGGAGGCCGTCGCTTCGCGTTTCGACATGTACAACCTCCGTTCCGTCGACGATTCCGTCATCCGCATGGCCGACATCCTGCTTCGCTGCGCCCGCGAAATCCGCGACGCGATGGTGCTGCTGTCGTCCAAGAAGCTGCTGCCGATCCGGGAGCATGCAATCAGGCTGAACGAACTGGAGAACGAAGCCGACGATATTTTGCGGATTTCGATCAAGCAGTTGTTCATCGAAGTGAAGGACCCGATCGAGCTGATCAAGAAAAAAGAGCTGTACGAAATGCTCGAAGAAGCGACCGATTGCTGCGAAGATGTCGCGAACACGCTGGAAACGATCATTATGCGAAATTCGTAA
- a CDS encoding inorganic phosphate transporter → MDQMLIIIGLIVFLALAFDFINGFHDTANAIATSISTRAMTPRVAILLAAVMNFVGAMTFTGVAKTIGGSVADPAKLEHGLEVVIATLIAAIIWNLVTWWFGIPSSSSHALIGSLAGAVVMSAGMDGINPSGFIKIVQGLIFSPLIAFAMGFILMTILKYMFAKASPHSVNKYFRFGQIATASMQAFSHGTNDAQKAMGIITMALVAGEFQSDLEVPFWVKLSAALAMALGTSVGGWKIIKTMGTKIFKIEPINGFAADLGSALVIFGATITHLPVSTTHAITSSILGVGSAKRFNSVKWGVAGRIVTAWVITIPITALLAALVYGMMDLLFIS, encoded by the coding sequence ATGGATCAAATGCTGATTATTATTGGACTGATCGTATTTCTGGCGCTGGCTTTCGACTTCATCAACGGGTTTCACGACACGGCCAACGCCATTGCCACGTCGATCTCGACCCGGGCGATGACCCCGCGGGTGGCGATCTTGCTTGCGGCTGTTATGAACTTCGTGGGCGCCATGACGTTTACGGGGGTCGCGAAGACGATCGGGGGTTCGGTCGCCGATCCCGCGAAGCTTGAACACGGGCTCGAAGTCGTTATCGCCACGCTGATCGCCGCGATCATCTGGAACCTGGTCACGTGGTGGTTCGGCATTCCGTCCTCTTCCTCCCACGCGCTGATCGGTTCGCTGGCGGGAGCGGTCGTCATGTCGGCAGGCATGGACGGGATCAACCCCTCCGGTTTTATCAAGATCGTTCAGGGCCTGATCTTCTCCCCGCTGATCGCGTTTGCCATGGGATTTATCCTGATGACGATCCTGAAGTATATGTTCGCCAAGGCGAGCCCCCACAGCGTCAATAAATATTTCCGCTTCGGCCAGATCGCGACCGCTTCGATGCAGGCGTTCTCCCACGGAACCAACGACGCGCAGAAGGCGATGGGGATCATCACGATGGCGCTGGTCGCCGGGGAGTTCCAGTCGGACCTGGAGGTTCCATTCTGGGTCAAGCTGTCCGCCGCGCTGGCGATGGCCCTCGGGACGTCCGTAGGCGGCTGGAAAATCATCAAGACGATGGGCACCAAAATATTCAAAATCGAGCCGATCAACGGTTTCGCCGCAGATCTGGGGTCCGCTTTGGTTATTTTCGGGGCGACCATCACGCATTTGCCGGTCAGCACGACGCATGCGATCACCTCCTCGATTCTCGGCGTAGGTTCGGCCAAGCGCTTCAACAGCGTCAAATGGGGGGTAGCCGGACGCATCGTGACGGCTTGGGTGATCACGATTCCGATTACGGCATTGCTTGCGGCTCTCGTTTACGGTATGATGGATCTACTCTTTATTTCCTGA